A window of the Lepus europaeus isolate LE1 chromosome 5, mLepTim1.pri, whole genome shotgun sequence genome harbors these coding sequences:
- the HYI gene encoding putative hydroxypyruvate isomerase isoform X2: protein MAPLRFSANLSWLFPELPGLPARLQAAARSGFEAAEVAWPYAEAPEALARAARDAGLRLVLINTPPGDQAKGEMGLGAVPGRQAAFREGLEQAVLYAKALGCPRVHLMAGRVPQGADRAAVRGEMETVFLENLRHAAGVLAQENLVGLLEPINTRVTDPRYFLDTPQQAAAILQKVGRPNLQLQMDVFHWQIMDGNLTGNIREFLPIVGHVQVAQVPGRGEPSSPGELNFPYLFQLLEDQGYQGFVGCEYRPQGDTVEGLSWLRSYWDRRGRPQADQ, encoded by the exons ATGGCTCCGCTGCGCTTCTCCGCTaacctgtcctggctgttccccgAGCTGCCCGGCCTTCCCGCGCGGCTCCAGGCCGCCGCCCGCTCCGGCTTCGAGGCGGCCGAGGTGGCCTGGCCGTATGCAGAGGCTCCCGAGGCGCTGGCGCGCGCGGCCAGGGACGCCGGGCTGCGGCTGGTTCTCATCAACACGCCCCCGG GAGACCAAGCGAAGGGGGAGATGGGGCTGGGGGCCGTTCCCGGAAGACAGGCGGCCTTCCGagaggggctggagcaggccgtGCTGTACGCCAAGGCCCTGGGCTGTCCTAG GGTTCACCTGATGGCTGGCCGAGTACCGCAGGGGGCTGATCGGGCAGCAGTCCGCGGGGAGATGGAGACGGTGTTTCTGGAGAACCTGAGGCATGCGGCTGGGGTTCTGGCCCAG GAGAACCTCGTGGGACTGCTGGAGCCCATCAATACCCGCGTCACGGACCCCCGATACTTCCTGGACACGCCCCAGCAGG CGGCAGCCATCTTGCAGAAAGTCGGAAGACCCAATCTGCAGCTCCAAATG GACGTGTTCCACTGGCAGATCATGGACGGGAACCTGACGGGAAACATCCGCGAGTTCCTGCCCATTGTGG GCCATGTGCAGGTGGCCCAGGTCCCAGGTCGAGGGGAGCCCAGCAGCCCCGGAGAGCTCAACTTCCCCTACCTATTCCAGCTGCTGGAAGACCAAGGCTACCAAGGCTTTGTGGGCTGCGAGTATCGGCCCCAag GAGACACCGTGGAGGGTCTGAGTTGGCTCCGTTCCTACTGGGACAGGCGGGGCCGCCCACAGGCTGACCAGTGA
- the HYI gene encoding putative hydroxypyruvate isomerase isoform X1 has protein sequence MAPLRFSANLSWLFPELPGLPARLQAAARSGFEAAEVAWPYAEAPEALARAARDAGLRLVLINTPPGDQAKGEMGLGAVPGRQAAFREGLEQAVLYAKALGCPRVHLMAGRVPQGADRAAVRGEMETVFLENLRHAAGVLAQENLVGLLEPINTRVTDPRYFLDTPQQAAAILQKVGRPNLQLQMDVFHWQIMDGNLTGNIREFLPIVGHVQVAQVPGRGEPSSPGELNFPYLFQLLEDQGYQGFVGCEYRPQGEGQGGDLGMLSPGGTVSLSLGRNATPTPSRRRHRGGSELAPFLLGQAGPPTG, from the exons ATGGCTCCGCTGCGCTTCTCCGCTaacctgtcctggctgttccccgAGCTGCCCGGCCTTCCCGCGCGGCTCCAGGCCGCCGCCCGCTCCGGCTTCGAGGCGGCCGAGGTGGCCTGGCCGTATGCAGAGGCTCCCGAGGCGCTGGCGCGCGCGGCCAGGGACGCCGGGCTGCGGCTGGTTCTCATCAACACGCCCCCGG GAGACCAAGCGAAGGGGGAGATGGGGCTGGGGGCCGTTCCCGGAAGACAGGCGGCCTTCCGagaggggctggagcaggccgtGCTGTACGCCAAGGCCCTGGGCTGTCCTAG GGTTCACCTGATGGCTGGCCGAGTACCGCAGGGGGCTGATCGGGCAGCAGTCCGCGGGGAGATGGAGACGGTGTTTCTGGAGAACCTGAGGCATGCGGCTGGGGTTCTGGCCCAG GAGAACCTCGTGGGACTGCTGGAGCCCATCAATACCCGCGTCACGGACCCCCGATACTTCCTGGACACGCCCCAGCAGG CGGCAGCCATCTTGCAGAAAGTCGGAAGACCCAATCTGCAGCTCCAAATG GACGTGTTCCACTGGCAGATCATGGACGGGAACCTGACGGGAAACATCCGCGAGTTCCTGCCCATTGTGG GCCATGTGCAGGTGGCCCAGGTCCCAGGTCGAGGGGAGCCCAGCAGCCCCGGAGAGCTCAACTTCCCCTACCTATTCCAGCTGCTGGAAGACCAAGGCTACCAAGGCTTTGTGGGCTGCGAGTATCGGCCCCAaggtgaggggcagggaggggatctGGGCATGCTCAGCCCTGGCGGGACAGTTTCCCTCTCCCTGGGTAGAAATGCCACTCCCACTCCTTCCCGCAGGAGACACCGTGGAGGGTCTGAGTTGGCTCCGTTCCTACTGGGACAGGCGGGGCCGCCCACAGGCTGA